One genomic region from Fibrobacterota bacterium encodes:
- a CDS encoding dihydrofolate reductase family protein, translating to LKEGPTDMVILGSGSLVAQLAPHRLIDEYQFVVTPVAIGGGRTLFQGLKEPLPLKLAKSRAFGNGNVVLTYVPA from the coding sequence AGCTGAAGGAAGGGCCCACCGATATGGTCATCCTGGGTAGCGGCAGCCTGGTGGCGCAATTGGCTCCGCATCGCCTGATCGACGAATACCAATTCGTAGTGACCCCCGTGGCCATCGGCGGAGGACGCACCTTGTTCCAGGGCCTGAAGGAGCCTTTGCCGCTCAAGCTCGCGAAATCACGCGCCTTCGGAAACGGGAATGTTGTGCTAACCTACGTCCCCGCGTAA
- a CDS encoding zf-TFIIB domain-containing protein produces the protein MDCPKCKSEMEFADIGGIHVSRCLQCRGIWFKEDGHQRLRKINGSQAIDIGEAEIGRSFDDALDIPCPVCGETMRRAADPSQSHIVFEACSAGHGVFFDAGEYKDYKERTLGDYFKKLF, from the coding sequence ATGGATTGCCCGAAATGCAAATCGGAAATGGAATTCGCCGACATCGGCGGGATACACGTGTCCCGTTGCCTGCAATGCCGCGGCATCTGGTTCAAGGAAGACGGGCACCAGCGCCTGCGCAAGATCAACGGCTCGCAAGCCATCGACATCGGCGAAGCGGAGATCGGCAGATCCTTCGACGATGCCCTCGACATCCCCTGCCCGGTATGCGGCGAAACCATGCGGCGCGCCGCCGACCCTTCGCAATCGCATATCGTATTCGAAGCCTGCTCCGCGGGCCATGGCGTCTTCTTCGATGCCGGCGAGTACAAGGATTACAAGGAACGCACCCTCGGCGATTATTTCAAGAAGCTTTTCTGA